Proteins encoded by one window of Streptomyces sp. LX-29:
- the yidD gene encoding membrane protein insertion efficiency factor YidD codes for MKYPLLWLIKLYQWTISPLLGPVCKYYPSCSHYGYEAIKVHGAVKGTALTAWRILRCNPWSLGGVDHVPPRKRPVWHQRLRSRLGGHTAVPPAAQPETQPNAQGV; via the coding sequence GTGAAGTACCCGTTGCTCTGGCTGATCAAGCTGTACCAGTGGACCATCAGTCCCCTGCTGGGACCGGTCTGCAAGTACTACCCGTCGTGCTCACACTATGGCTATGAGGCCATCAAGGTGCACGGTGCGGTGAAAGGGACGGCTCTGACGGCCTGGCGCATCCTGCGCTGCAATCCGTGGTCGCTCGGGGGCGTCGACCACGTCCCTCCCCGGAAGCGTCCGGTCTGGCATCAGCGGCTGAGGAGCCGCCTCGGTGGGCACACAGCCGTCCCGCCTGCCGCACAGCCCGAGACTCAGCCCAACGCCCAAGGAGTCTGA
- a CDS encoding GNAT family N-acetyltransferase, translating to MGRRLVPLTLDNLPDIPKRCRACVFWELDPVSGEAAVRAGRPELEKEAWISAVLLEWGSCGRVVYVDEVPVGFVLYAPPAYVPRSTAFPTSPVAADAVQLMTAWLMPGYQGQGLGRVMVQTVAKDLIRRGFKAIEAFGDARWKEPACVLPADHLLAVGFKTVRPHPRYPRLRLELRTTISWKEDVELALDRLLGAVQKEPALRPL from the coding sequence ATGGGGCGTCGGCTCGTACCGCTCACGCTGGACAACCTTCCGGATATCCCCAAGCGCTGTCGGGCGTGTGTCTTCTGGGAGCTCGACCCCGTCAGCGGTGAGGCCGCTGTCAGAGCTGGTCGACCGGAGTTGGAGAAGGAAGCCTGGATCTCGGCGGTGCTGCTGGAGTGGGGCTCCTGCGGCCGTGTGGTCTATGTCGACGAGGTTCCCGTGGGCTTTGTGCTCTATGCGCCCCCGGCGTATGTGCCGCGCTCCACGGCGTTTCCCACCAGCCCGGTGGCCGCGGATGCGGTGCAGCTGATGACCGCCTGGCTGATGCCGGGGTACCAGGGCCAGGGACTCGGCCGGGTCATGGTGCAGACGGTCGCCAAGGATCTGATCCGACGGGGGTTCAAGGCCATCGAGGCGTTCGGCGACGCCCGCTGGAAGGAGCCGGCCTGTGTGCTGCCGGCCGACCACCTGTTGGCCGTCGGCTTCAAGACCGTGCGCCCCCACCCGCGCTATCCGCGGCTGCGGCTGGAACTGCGCACCACGATCTCGTGGAAGGAAGACGTCGAGCTCGCCTTGGACCGGCTGCTGGGCGCGGTGCAGAAGGAACCGGCGCTTCGACCGCTGTGA
- the yidC gene encoding membrane protein insertase YidC — translation MDTILGPLYTAVSWIIVQFHSLYSLVFDKDSGWAWGLSIVSLVVVVRICLIPLFVKQIKATRNMQALQPKMKAIQERYKSDRQRQSEEMMKLYKETGTNPLSSCLPILAQSPFFLALYQVLNKIANNHTVGVIDDQALLDSARNAHIFGAPLAAKFMDSAEKVESLGASLLDVRVVTVTMIVLMSLSQFYTQRQLMTKNVDLTVKTPFMQQQKMLMYVFPIMFAVFGINFPVGVLVYWLTTNVWTMGQQMFIIRRNPTPGSIAYTQRQERLRAKGKLQEDPAEVESKKAAEAARAARQQPKRQTKSKRQSGTAQRPAGADQAESGEQRSLASTPSGQKISKEKKGGAQGGKPAGGTASGSSRNAKSGQRKGGQQRPKHPSKK, via the coding sequence GTGGACACGATCCTCGGTCCTCTCTATACCGCAGTTTCCTGGATCATCGTCCAGTTCCACTCGCTGTACAGCCTTGTCTTCGACAAGGACAGTGGCTGGGCCTGGGGTCTGTCCATCGTCTCCCTGGTGGTCGTGGTCCGTATCTGCCTGATCCCGCTCTTCGTGAAGCAGATCAAGGCGACCCGGAACATGCAGGCGCTCCAGCCGAAGATGAAGGCCATCCAGGAGCGCTACAAGAGCGACCGGCAGCGCCAGTCCGAAGAGATGATGAAGCTCTACAAGGAGACGGGCACCAACCCGCTCTCGAGCTGTCTCCCGATCCTGGCCCAGTCGCCGTTCTTCCTCGCGCTCTACCAGGTCCTCAACAAGATCGCGAACAACCACACGGTCGGCGTCATCGACGACCAGGCGCTGCTGGACAGTGCGCGTAACGCCCACATCTTCGGCGCCCCGCTGGCCGCGAAGTTCATGGACTCGGCGGAGAAGGTCGAGTCGCTGGGCGCCTCGCTGCTCGACGTCCGGGTCGTCACGGTCACCATGATCGTGCTGATGTCGCTGTCGCAGTTCTACACGCAGCGCCAGCTGATGACGAAGAACGTCGACCTGACGGTGAAGACGCCGTTCATGCAGCAGCAGAAGATGCTGATGTACGTCTTCCCGATCATGTTCGCCGTCTTCGGCATCAACTTCCCGGTCGGTGTGCTCGTCTACTGGCTGACCACCAACGTCTGGACCATGGGCCAGCAGATGTTCATCATCCGCCGGAACCCCACCCCGGGCAGCATCGCCTACACGCAGCGCCAGGAGCGGCTGCGTGCCAAGGGCAAGCTCCAGGAGGACCCGGCCGAGGTCGAGTCGAAGAAGGCCGCCGAGGCGGCCCGTGCGGCTCGCCAGCAGCCGAAGCGGCAGACGAAGTCGAAGCGCCAGTCCGGGACCGCCCAGCGTCCCGCGGGGGCCGACCAGGCCGAGTCCGGCGAGCAGCGCTCCCTGGCTTCGACGCCCTCGGGGCAGAAGATCTCCAAGGAGAAGAAGGGCGGGGCGCAGGGCGGTAAGCCGGCCGGCGGCACGGCTTCTGGCTCCTCCCGTAACGCCAAGTCCGGACAGCGCAAGGGCGGCCAGCAGCGGCCCAAGCACCCGTCCAAGAAGTAA
- the sigM gene encoding RNA polymerase sigma factor SigM, with protein sequence MDDAVYGGVSDADLLSAHVRGDREAFGEIVRRHRDRLWAVALRTLGDREEAADAVQDALVSAYRAAHTFRGQSAVTTWLHRITVNACLDRARKSATRRTSPVADTERLEQLLEPHESAAAPAERSDLHRQVLRALERLPAEQRAALVLVDMQGYPVAEAARILDIPMGTVKSRCARGRARLLPLISHLHPRARDSEPSDRARNRTQGTSVPPAAGPNDADAVKGGGGRA encoded by the coding sequence TTGGATGACGCCGTGTACGGCGGGGTGAGCGACGCCGACCTCCTGTCCGCCCATGTGCGGGGCGATCGCGAGGCCTTCGGGGAGATCGTCCGGCGGCACCGGGACAGGCTGTGGGCGGTGGCCCTGCGCACGCTGGGGGACCGCGAGGAGGCCGCTGACGCGGTCCAGGACGCCCTGGTGTCCGCCTACCGGGCCGCTCATACCTTCCGGGGCCAGTCGGCCGTCACCACCTGGCTGCATCGCATCACGGTCAACGCCTGCCTCGACCGTGCCCGCAAGTCGGCCACGCGGCGCACCTCCCCGGTCGCCGACACCGAGCGGCTGGAGCAGCTTCTCGAACCCCATGAGTCCGCCGCCGCTCCCGCCGAGCGCAGCGATCTGCATCGGCAGGTACTGCGCGCCCTGGAGCGGCTGCCCGCCGAGCAGCGCGCCGCCCTGGTGCTGGTCGACATGCAGGGATACCCGGTCGCCGAGGCGGCGCGGATCCTGGATATCCCCATGGGAACGGTGAAAAGTCGCTGTGCCCGGGGGCGTGCTCGGCTGCTGCCGCTGATCTCGCATCTCCACCCGCGTGCGAGGGATAGCGAACCATCGGACCGGGCAAGGAACCGGACGCAGGGGACATCCGTCCCACCGGCGGCAGGACCGAACGACGCAGATGCCGTGAAGGGCGGAGGTGGGCGAGCGTGA
- the trxB gene encoding thioredoxin-disulfide reductase, with the protein MSDVRNVIIIGSGPAGYAAALYTARAALKPLVFEGSVTAGGALMNTTEVENYPGFRDGIMGPDLMDNMRAQAERFGAELVADDVTAVDLSEEIKTVTDSAGTVYRAKAVIVATGSQHRKLGLPREDELSGRGVSWCATCDGFFFKDQDIAVVGGGDTAMEEATFLSRFAKSVTVIHRRGTLRASKAMQERAFADPKISFAWDSEVAEVHGDGKLSGVTLRNTTTGETSELAVTGLFIAIGHDPRTELFKGVLELDDDGYLKVDSPSTRTNVPGVFGAGDVVDHTYRQAITAAGTGCSAALDAERYLAVRADAQGAV; encoded by the coding sequence GTGAGCGACGTCCGCAACGTGATCATCATCGGTTCCGGGCCCGCGGGGTACGCGGCCGCGCTCTACACCGCCCGCGCCGCGCTGAAGCCCCTGGTCTTCGAGGGTTCGGTAACGGCGGGCGGTGCGCTGATGAACACCACCGAAGTCGAGAACTACCCCGGCTTCCGGGACGGCATCATGGGCCCGGACCTGATGGACAACATGCGCGCCCAGGCCGAGCGCTTCGGCGCCGAGCTGGTGGCGGACGACGTGACCGCGGTCGACCTCAGCGAGGAGATCAAGACCGTCACGGACTCCGCGGGCACCGTCTACCGCGCCAAGGCCGTCATCGTGGCCACCGGCTCCCAGCACCGCAAGCTGGGCCTGCCGCGTGAGGACGAGCTCTCCGGTCGTGGTGTCTCCTGGTGCGCCACCTGTGACGGGTTCTTCTTCAAGGACCAGGACATCGCCGTGGTCGGCGGCGGCGACACCGCCATGGAGGAGGCGACGTTCCTCTCCCGCTTCGCCAAGTCGGTCACCGTGATCCACCGCCGGGGCACGCTGCGCGCCAGCAAGGCCATGCAGGAGCGGGCCTTCGCGGACCCGAAGATCTCGTTCGCCTGGGACAGCGAGGTGGCCGAGGTCCACGGCGACGGCAAGCTCTCCGGCGTGACCCTGCGCAACACCACGACGGGGGAGACCTCGGAGCTGGCGGTGACCGGTCTCTTCATCGCGATCGGCCACGACCCGCGCACCGAGCTGTTCAAGGGCGTTCTGGAGCTCGACGACGACGGCTACCTGAAGGTCGACTCCCCGTCCACTCGGACCAACGTGCCCGGTGTCTTCGGCGCGGGCGACGTCGTGGACCACACCTACCGCCAGGCGATCACCGCCGCCGGCACCGGCTGCTCCGCCGCTCTGGACGCGGAGCGCTACCTCGCCGTGCGGGCCGACGCCCAGGGCGCCGTCTGA
- a CDS encoding ParA family protein gives MAGSVHREPDVEESESLRSDANIAGPMTDPVPGPRTESAGEGVSRETPPPMDSAPIAGAAQLAVESIGRTGNGLPRPEQTRVIVVANQKGGVGKTTTTVNLAASLALHGGRVLVIDLDPQGNASTALGIDHHAEVPSIYDVLVDSKPLSDVVQPVPDVEGLFCAPATIDLAGAEIELVSLVARESRLQRAIQAYEQPLDYILIDCPPSLGLLTVNALVAGAEVLIPIQCEYYALEGLGQLLRNVDLVRGHLNPKLHVSTILLTMYDGRTRLASQVAEEVRSHFGSEVLRTSIPRSVRISEAPSYGQTVLTYDPGSSGALSYMEAARELALRGVGVHYDGRHAHVLAQNNQHSVQEGIQ, from the coding sequence ATGGCAGGCTCTGTTCATCGCGAGCCTGATGTCGAGGAGAGTGAATCCTTGCGGTCCGACGCCAACATCGCGGGGCCGATGACCGACCCGGTCCCCGGCCCCCGTACCGAATCGGCGGGAGAGGGTGTTTCACGTGAAACACCGCCCCCGATGGACAGCGCCCCCATCGCGGGCGCCGCACAGCTGGCAGTCGAGTCGATCGGCCGCACGGGCAACGGTCTACCCCGGCCCGAGCAGACCCGCGTGATCGTGGTCGCTAACCAGAAGGGCGGGGTGGGCAAGACGACCACCACGGTCAACCTCGCCGCCTCCCTGGCGCTCCACGGTGGGCGTGTGCTGGTGATCGACCTCGACCCCCAGGGCAACGCGTCCACGGCCCTGGGCATCGACCACCACGCCGAGGTGCCCTCGATCTACGACGTCCTGGTCGACAGCAAGCCCCTCTCCGACGTGGTGCAGCCGGTCCCCGATGTGGAAGGGCTGTTCTGTGCCCCCGCCACCATCGACCTGGCCGGAGCCGAGATCGAGCTGGTCTCGCTGGTGGCCCGGGAGAGCAGGCTCCAGCGGGCCATCCAGGCGTATGAGCAGCCGCTGGACTACATCTTGATCGACTGCCCGCCCTCGCTCGGCCTGCTGACCGTGAACGCGCTGGTCGCGGGCGCTGAGGTGCTGATCCCCATCCAGTGCGAGTACTACGCGCTGGAGGGTCTGGGACAGCTGCTGCGGAACGTCGATCTGGTGCGGGGGCACCTCAACCCCAAGCTCCATGTCTCCACGATCCTGCTCACGATGTACGACGGCCGCACCCGGCTGGCCTCGCAGGTGGCGGAGGAGGTGCGCAGCCACTTCGGCAGCGAGGTGCTGCGGACGAGCATTCCGCGGTCGGTCCGCATCTCGGAGGCCCCCAGCTACGGGCAGACGGTCCTCACCTATGACCCGGGATCCAGCGGCGCGCTGTCCTATATGGAGGCCGCCCGTGAACTCGCGCTCCGGGGGGTCGGAGTGCACTACGACGGCCGGCACGCCCATGTGCTGGCCCAGAACAACCAGCACAGTGTGCAGGAGGGGATTCAGTGA
- a CDS encoding R3H domain-containing nucleic acid-binding protein has translation MTEGTTPAAEGVDTLTRLEQEGEIAADYLEGLLDIADLDGDIDMDVEADRAAVSIISDSTSRDLQKLVGRDGEVLEALQELTRLAVHRETGDRSRLMLDIAGFRARKREELTALGAKAAEEAKGSGEPVKLKPMTPFERKVVHDAVAAAGLRSESEGEEPERRVVVLPA, from the coding sequence GTGACGGAAGGCACCACGCCCGCTGCCGAGGGTGTCGACACCCTGACCCGCCTGGAGCAGGAGGGGGAGATCGCGGCCGACTACCTTGAGGGGCTGCTGGACATCGCGGACCTCGACGGCGACATCGACATGGATGTCGAGGCCGATCGCGCCGCGGTGTCGATCATCAGCGACTCGACCAGCCGTGACCTGCAGAAGCTGGTGGGTCGCGATGGCGAGGTCCTGGAGGCCCTCCAGGAGCTCACCCGCCTCGCCGTGCACCGGGAGACCGGTGACCGCAGCCGGCTGATGCTGGACATCGCCGGCTTCCGCGCCCGCAAGCGCGAGGAGCTCACCGCCCTGGGCGCCAAGGCCGCCGAGGAGGCCAAGGGCAGCGGTGAGCCGGTGAAGCTCAAGCCGATGACGCCCTTCGAGCGGAAGGTCGTCCATGACGCCGTCGCGGCCGCGGGGCTGCGCAGCGAGTCCGAGGGCGAAGAGCCCGAGCGCCGAGTGGTCGTCCTCCCGGCCTGA
- the rnpA gene encoding ribonuclease P protein component codes for MLPDQHRLRRREDFATAVRRGRRAGRPLLVVHLRSGATDPHAPGESAPPVRAGFVVSKAVGGAVVRNLVKRRLRHLMRDRLDRFPEGSLVVVRALPGAGEAGHDQLARDLDTALQRLLGGVPT; via the coding sequence GTGCTGCCTGACCAGCATCGGCTGAGGCGGCGCGAGGACTTCGCGACCGCGGTACGCCGAGGACGCAGGGCCGGACGCCCGCTCCTCGTCGTCCACCTTCGAAGCGGTGCAACGGACCCGCACGCACCTGGGGAGAGTGCTCCCCCGGTGCGTGCGGGTTTCGTCGTCAGCAAGGCCGTCGGCGGCGCCGTCGTCCGCAATCTGGTGAAGCGGCGGCTGCGCCACCTGATGCGCGACCGCCTCGATCGGTTCCCCGAAGGTAGCCTGGTGGTCGTACGGGCGCTGCCCGGTGCGGGTGAAGCGGGTCACGACCAGCTGGCCCGCGATCTCGACACTGCTCTGCAGCGGCTGCTGGGAGGGGTGCCGACGTGA
- the trxA gene encoding thioredoxin — MAGATVTVTDADFEELVLKSDKPVLVDFWAAWCGPCKQIAPSLEAIASEHDEIVIAKLNIDENPATAAKYGVMSIPTLNVYQGGEVVKTIVGAKPKAAIERDLSDFLA; from the coding sequence ATGGCCGGTGCCACGGTGACCGTGACCGACGCCGACTTCGAGGAGCTCGTCCTCAAGAGCGACAAGCCGGTGCTCGTCGACTTCTGGGCGGCCTGGTGCGGTCCGTGCAAGCAGATCGCACCGTCCCTGGAGGCCATCGCGTCCGAGCACGACGAGATCGTCATCGCCAAGCTCAACATCGATGAGAACCCGGCCACGGCCGCGAAGTACGGCGTGATGTCCATCCCGACGCTCAACGTCTACCAGGGCGGCGAGGTCGTCAAGACCATCGTCGGTGCCAAGCCGAAGGCCGCCATCGAGCGCGATCTGAGCGACTTCCTCGCCTGA
- a CDS encoding zf-HC2 domain-containing protein, producing the protein MTSTTDTDEHPEVAEISAMNDGLLSPTRAADLRKHLEGCELCADVRTSLDEIRSLLGTLPGPVRMPADIAGRIDAALAAEALLDATAPETHVDVSRETPTSTADRGSVLVSRETSRETSRESEHTAEPAPKVVESVPPTATTATTATASDRPAGRPRAASGPGRQTSRPGGPRRGRRWPRVLLGTACAAAVLGVGSLFLPSSSDDGRHKATSEGDTRAEASGSPALSSSELESQVRQLLAGQQGGSQADGTRGLTTKESSNAPLQGGDLQVPSCIQAGTGRAEMPLAAQQRTYDGSAAYLVVLPHPADSARVDAFVIDASCVGDSPASAGRILVTGTFKRG; encoded by the coding sequence GTGACATCCACGACCGACACGGATGAGCACCCGGAGGTCGCGGAGATCTCCGCCATGAACGACGGTCTGCTGTCGCCGACCCGCGCCGCCGATCTTCGGAAGCACCTTGAGGGCTGCGAGCTGTGTGCGGACGTCCGTACCTCGCTCGACGAGATCCGTTCCCTGCTGGGCACCCTCCCCGGCCCTGTGCGGATGCCCGCCGACATCGCGGGCCGTATCGACGCGGCCCTCGCCGCCGAGGCGCTCCTCGACGCGACCGCCCCGGAGACCCACGTCGACGTTTCACGTGAAACGCCCACCTCCACGGCCGACCGTGGCTCCGTCCTCGTTTCACGTGAAACCTCACGCGAAACCTCACGTGAGTCCGAGCACACCGCCGAACCGGCACCGAAGGTCGTCGAGAGCGTTCCGCCCACGGCCACCACGGCCACCACGGCCACCGCGTCCGACCGGCCGGCAGGGCGTCCGCGGGCCGCCAGCGGGCCCGGCCGACAGACTTCCCGCCCCGGTGGCCCCCGGCGTGGCCGGCGCTGGCCGAGGGTGCTGCTCGGCACCGCGTGCGCGGCCGCCGTGCTGGGCGTGGGCAGCCTCTTCCTCCCCTCGAGCTCCGACGACGGTCGTCACAAGGCGACGTCCGAAGGCGACACCCGCGCCGAGGCGAGCGGGTCCCCCGCCCTCTCGTCGAGCGAGCTGGAGTCCCAGGTCCGGCAGCTGCTGGCCGGCCAGCAGGGCGGGAGCCAGGCCGACGGCACACGGGGCCTCACCACCAAGGAGTCGTCCAACGCGCCGCTCCAGGGCGGGGACCTCCAGGTACCGTCCTGTATCCAGGCGGGCACCGGCCGCGCCGAGATGCCCCTTGCGGCCCAGCAGAGGACCTATGACGGCTCCGCCGCCTATCTGGTCGTCCTGCCGCACCCGGCCGACAGCGCGCGCGTCGACGCCTTCGTGATCGATGCCTCCTGTGTGGGCGACTCGCCGGCGTCCGCCGGAAGGATTCTGGTCACCGGGACCTTCAAGCGAGGCTGA
- the rpmH gene encoding 50S ribosomal protein L34 yields the protein MSKRTFQPNNRRRAKTHGFRLRMRTRAGRAILAARRGKGRARLSA from the coding sequence GTGAGCAAGCGCACCTTCCAGCCGAACAACCGCCGCCGCGCGAAGACCCACGGCTTCCGGCTGCGGATGCGCACCCGTGCCGGTCGCGCCATCCTCGCGGCCCGCCGTGGCAAGGGTCGCGCGCGCCTGTCCGCCTGA
- a CDS encoding ParB/RepB/Spo0J family partition protein, whose amino-acid sequence MSERRRGLGRGLGALIPPAPKAADSAGPAVSTGATSPAAVPVLTPERGVAAAKVTALPSAPVSRETELVSTTEAEPATTVIEKVAGAHFAELPLDAIKPNPQQPRKVFDEDALAELVTSIQEVGLLQPVVVRQLGPEWYELIMGERRWRACREAGLERIPAIVRDTDDEKLLLDALLENLHRAQLNPLEEAAAYDQLLKDFSCTHDELADRIGRSRPQVSNTLRLLKLSPAVQRRVAAGVLSAGHARALLSVDDAEEQDRLAHRIVAEGLSVRAVEEIVTLMGKRPESNRKAKGPRAGARVSPALSDLATRLSDRFETRVKVDLGQKKGKIVVEFASMEDLERILGTMAPGEGRVLEQKLSEEDAGASE is encoded by the coding sequence GTGAGCGAGCGACGCAGAGGGCTGGGCCGTGGGCTCGGTGCGTTGATTCCTCCCGCGCCGAAGGCGGCGGACAGCGCCGGCCCTGCGGTCTCGACCGGAGCCACCTCGCCCGCCGCGGTGCCGGTGCTGACCCCGGAGCGGGGTGTGGCCGCCGCCAAGGTCACCGCGTTGCCCTCGGCGCCCGTTTCACGTGAAACGGAGCTCGTGTCCACGACTGAGGCGGAGCCCGCGACGACGGTCATCGAAAAGGTGGCCGGAGCGCACTTCGCCGAGCTCCCCCTGGATGCCATCAAGCCGAACCCGCAGCAGCCGCGGAAGGTCTTCGACGAGGACGCCCTCGCCGAGCTGGTCACCTCCATCCAGGAGGTCGGTCTCCTCCAGCCGGTCGTCGTACGGCAGCTGGGACCCGAGTGGTACGAGCTCATCATGGGCGAGCGCCGCTGGCGTGCCTGCCGCGAGGCGGGGCTGGAGAGGATTCCAGCGATCGTCCGGGACACCGACGACGAGAAGCTGCTCCTCGACGCGCTGCTGGAGAATCTGCACCGCGCGCAGCTCAACCCGCTGGAAGAGGCGGCCGCGTACGACCAGCTGCTCAAGGACTTCAGCTGTACCCACGACGAGCTGGCCGACCGGATCGGGCGCTCGCGGCCCCAGGTCTCCAACACGCTGCGCCTGCTGAAGCTCTCCCCGGCGGTGCAGCGCCGAGTGGCGGCCGGTGTGCTCTCCGCGGGCCACGCCCGCGCGCTGCTGTCGGTCGATGACGCCGAGGAGCAGGATCGCCTCGCGCACCGCATCGTCGCGGAGGGACTCTCGGTGCGTGCGGTGGAAGAGATCGTGACCCTGATGGGGAAGCGGCCGGAGAGCAACCGGAAGGCCAAGGGGCCGCGCGCCGGGGCGCGCGTCTCGCCCGCGCTCAGCGACCTCGCCACCCGCCTCTCCGACCGCTTCGAGACCCGGGTGAAGGTGGACCTCGGTCAGAAGAAGGGCAAGATCGTCGTCGAGTTCGCCTCGATGGAGGACCTTGAGCGCATCCTGGGCACGATGGCGCCGGGTGAGGGCAGGGTTCTGGAACAGAAGCTGTCCGAGGAAGACGCGGGCGCGTCCGAGTAG
- the rsmG gene encoding 16S rRNA (guanine(527)-N(7))-methyltransferase RsmG yields MTEAAELPPAPEVARDVFGDCFPEAVRYAELLADVGVTRGLIGPREVPRLWERHLLNCAVLSEVVPEGVSVCDVGSGAGLPGIPLALTRPDLRITLLEPLLRRTNFLQEIVELLGLDHVTVVRGRAEEVLGKLPPVHVVTARAVAPLDRLAGWGVPLLRPYGEMLALKGDTAEEELKHARAALSKLGVVDTEVLHVGEGIVDPPSTVVRVEVGESPGGVRFAAKRAKAARKGTRRRR; encoded by the coding sequence GTGACGGAAGCAGCGGAGCTCCCCCCGGCGCCGGAGGTGGCTCGGGACGTATTCGGCGACTGCTTTCCGGAGGCTGTGCGCTATGCCGAGCTCCTGGCCGACGTCGGCGTCACCCGCGGCCTGATCGGCCCGCGTGAGGTGCCTCGGCTCTGGGAGCGCCATCTGCTGAACTGCGCGGTGCTCTCCGAGGTGGTCCCGGAGGGCGTCTCGGTGTGCGATGTGGGCTCCGGCGCCGGTCTGCCCGGCATCCCGCTGGCCCTGACCCGCCCGGACCTGCGGATCACCCTGCTCGAGCCGCTGCTGCGCCGCACCAATTTCCTCCAGGAGATCGTGGAGCTGCTGGGGCTCGACCATGTGACGGTGGTGCGCGGACGGGCCGAGGAGGTCCTGGGGAAGCTGCCGCCGGTGCATGTGGTCACGGCGCGGGCGGTGGCCCCGCTGGACCGGCTCGCAGGCTGGGGCGTCCCGTTGCTGCGCCCCTACGGGGAGATGCTCGCGCTCAAGGGCGACACGGCCGAGGAGGAGCTGAAGCACGCCCGGGCGGCGCTGAGCAAGCTCGGCGTGGTGGACACCGAGGTGCTGCACGTCGGTGAGGGGATCGTGGACCCGCCCTCCACCGTGGTGCGCGTCGAGGTCGGTGAGAGCCCCGGAGGTGTGCGGTTCGCCGCGAAGCGAGCCAAGGCGGCCCGGAAGGGCACCCGCCGGCGTCGCTGA